A portion of the Cellulophaga algicola DSM 14237 genome contains these proteins:
- a CDS encoding YihY/virulence factor BrkB family protein: MSTAIEEKIDKIPIVNWLARLLKRVKFAAFEGLSLYELIELYLSGIIQGALSTRASAIAFSLFMALFPLLIFLLSLLPFLIPYIQINGETNFESDFLAFLESFLPNATGDYFEEIFIQIKDQKRGGLLSSTFVISIFLVANGVNAIFGGFENSYHVNLTRNFFRQYLYALFVGLILSILLIVAAISFVYSEFYIVEYASDLVTKTYGTNLEETDIIGVRIAKILFFIILSYLTTAILYYFGTAEGRQARFFSAGATMTTLLFIFTSYLFGVYVEKFARYNELYGALGGLLILMVFIWLNSNILLLGFELNATINSVRNNLNQKDETP, from the coding sequence ATGTCTACAGCAATAGAAGAGAAAATAGATAAAATTCCGATTGTAAACTGGTTGGCGAGGTTGCTTAAAAGGGTAAAATTTGCCGCTTTTGAAGGTCTTTCTTTGTATGAGCTAATAGAATTGTATTTATCAGGAATAATACAAGGAGCCCTTTCTACTAGAGCAAGTGCTATTGCATTCAGCTTATTTATGGCTCTTTTTCCTTTGTTAATCTTTTTACTGAGTTTATTGCCTTTCTTAATTCCTTATATTCAGATTAATGGAGAGACCAATTTTGAATCTGATTTTCTGGCTTTTTTAGAATCATTTTTACCAAATGCAACAGGTGATTATTTTGAGGAAATATTTATTCAAATTAAAGATCAAAAAAGAGGAGGTTTATTGTCTTCTACGTTTGTAATTTCCATATTTCTTGTAGCAAACGGAGTGAATGCAATTTTTGGAGGTTTTGAGAATTCATACCATGTAAACTTAACAAGGAACTTTTTTAGACAATATTTATATGCGCTCTTCGTAGGGTTAATCTTGTCTATTTTACTCATAGTAGCGGCAATTTCTTTTGTGTATTCTGAGTTTTATATTGTAGAATATGCAAGTGATTTGGTAACAAAAACATATGGTACCAATTTAGAAGAAACGGATATAATAGGAGTGCGGATTGCGAAAATTTTATTTTTTATTATTCTATCATATTTAACAACGGCAATATTGTATTATTTTGGAACAGCTGAAGGTAGACAGGCAAGATTTTTCTCTGCCGGTGCTACAATGACCACCTTGCTATTTATTTTTACTTCGTATTTATTTGGTGTGTATGTAGAGAAATTTGCGCGTTATAATGAGTTATATGGTGCTTTAGGAGGATTATTAATATTAATGGTGTTTATTTGGTTAAATTCTAATATATTGTTGCTAGGTTTTGAACTGAATGCAACCATAAACTCAGTTAGAAATAATCTAAATCAGAAAGATGAAACACCATAA
- the rpsR gene encoding 30S ribosomal protein S18 encodes MSSIEQQAKGKKDGEIRYLTPLNIDTNTQKKYCRFKKSGIKYVDYKDPDFLIKLVNEQGKLLPRRLTGTSLKYQRKVAVAVKRARHLALMPYVGDLLK; translated from the coding sequence ATGTCATCAATAGAACAACAAGCAAAAGGTAAAAAAGACGGAGAAATTAGGTATTTAACTCCTCTAAATATCGACACCAATACTCAAAAGAAGTATTGTCGTTTTAAGAAATCTGGTATCAAGTATGTAGATTACAAAGATCCAGACTTTTTAATTAAATTAGTTAATGAGCAAGGTAAGTTACTTCCTAGAAGACTTACTGGAACTTCATTGAAGTACCAAAGAAAAGTGGCTGTAGCTGTGAAAAGAGCACGTCATTTAGCATTAATGCCATATGTTGGTGATTTATTAAAATAA
- a CDS encoding LytR/AlgR family response regulator transcription factor, with protein MKLRSIIVDDSSMQRMAVAKLVNNHPNLALVAEYSNAIEAKNGIKNNEIDLIFLDVEMPIISGFDLLESLDNRPQVILITGKPDYALKAFDYDVTDYLHKPITMSRFDASVKRAVAKFEQLHRINEDEEHIFVKSNLKKRKVILNDIKWIEALGDYIKLVTDEANIVILSTMKSFEEQLPDDKFLRIHKSYIINLEKVEKFNSKNVEVSGRSIPLSRNKKTELAEALNNV; from the coding sequence ATGAAACTAAGAAGTATAATTGTAGACGATTCATCCATGCAGAGGATGGCAGTTGCTAAGCTAGTAAACAACCATCCAAACTTGGCCCTGGTTGCAGAGTATAGCAATGCAATTGAAGCAAAAAATGGAATTAAGAACAATGAAATTGATCTAATTTTCCTTGATGTTGAGATGCCTATTATTAGTGGTTTTGATTTGCTTGAGTCCTTAGATAACAGGCCACAAGTAATATTAATTACAGGTAAACCAGACTATGCACTCAAAGCTTTTGACTATGATGTCACTGACTATTTGCATAAACCTATTACCATGTCCAGGTTTGACGCTTCTGTAAAAAGAGCAGTTGCCAAATTTGAACAACTACACAGAATAAATGAGGATGAGGAGCATATTTTTGTAAAAAGTAACCTTAAAAAGAGAAAGGTTATATTAAATGATATTAAATGGATTGAAGCTCTTGGTGATTATATTAAATTAGTTACCGATGAAGCAAACATTGTAATTTTATCTACAATGAAATCCTTTGAAGAACAATTACCAGACGATAAATTCTTAAGAATTCATAAATCTTATATTATCAACTTAGAAAAAGTAGAGAAGTTCAACAGTAAAAATGTTGAAGTAAGTGGGCGCTCTATTCCTTTAAGTAGAAATAAAAAGACTGAATTAGCAGAAGCGTTAAACAACGTATAA
- the rplI gene encoding 50S ribosomal protein L9: MELILKEDVQNLGFKDDLVTVKNGYGRNFLIPNRLATMATVSAKKVLAENLKQRAHKEKKIVDAANKTAEALRQLEIKISAKSGAGDKLFGSVTNNDLAEALAKEGQEIEKKFISIAGGAIKRTGPYNAQIRLHRDVVVDFPFEVVGGK, encoded by the coding sequence ATGGAACTTATATTAAAAGAAGACGTTCAGAATTTAGGCTTTAAGGATGATTTAGTGACTGTAAAAAACGGTTACGGAAGAAATTTTCTTATTCCTAATAGATTAGCTACTATGGCTACTGTTTCTGCTAAAAAAGTATTAGCAGAAAACTTGAAGCAAAGAGCTCATAAAGAAAAGAAAATTGTTGATGCTGCAAATAAAACAGCGGAAGCATTAAGACAACTAGAGATTAAAATTTCTGCTAAATCTGGTGCAGGTGACAAATTATTTGGATCTGTAACTAACAATGATTTAGCTGAAGCTTTAGCAAAAGAAGGTCAAGAAATCGAGAAAAAATTCATCTCTATCGCAGGTGGTGCTATCAAGAGAACTGGTCCTTACAATGCTCAAATCAGATTACATAGAGATGTAGTTGTAGATTTCCCTTTTGAGGTAGTTGGTGGTAAGTAA
- a CDS encoding TonB-dependent receptor, translating to MFKKACALFVLLFVSFGAFSQVTTSNIKGLIIDDVNEPLFGANIVVVHTPTGTTYGAISNEDGRFNLLNLRVGGPYEVSISYIGYKTQSKSDVYLTLGQTFNVDVTLASDSQALQEVVVVSDQSGTFGSGRTGAETSVGSRELTRLPTISRSASDFTRLEPTASGNSFGGRNDQYNNFSLDGAIFNNPFGLDSPTPGGQTGSQPISLDAIEQIQVSTAPYDVSQSGFTGATVNAVTKSGTNEFHGTVYGFFRNEDLTGGKIKGEDVIKPKLSQTQYGLSIGGPIVKNKLFFFANFEKEERDDLGTNGWVPNTGSGAINESRVLESDLMSVQSALAGLGYDTGAYSGFTYGSGSTKGLFKLDWNINDKNRLALIYNFLDASSEKPAHPTAIGVRGPSFSTLQFEKSGYEINNKLNSIQLELNSTLSDEVTNKLQVGYTHFDDFRNPLSTPAPSIIIQDGAGSNYIIAGHEPFSIHNRLDQKVFQLTNNMNVFKGNHTYTIGFSFEKFQFDNSFNLGNYGGTFGFDVNGTPNNFNDDRNFASVGEFLSFAQPGGMIDGMIQGAEAQFANNNQFDDGDGWQLAETNVGQFSFYVQDEWSATDNFKLTYGIRFDKPLYFDTKEKIAENIERKIDNFQPDNIYYNPNTGEETTIDSEQLPTNDWLISPRVGFNWDLKGDKTTQLRGGTGVFTGKLPFVWLGNQVQGVDFFFYQAVDPDFQWPQVWRTNLGVDHRFDNDIVLTADVSYTKDLNAAHVQNWGLNTPSGTLNAPGDNRPVYEAGDFASNAFGGSTNAYVFTNSDKGRIWNASVKAQKNFSNGLYVMGAYSYLNAKDVNSIEAEITGDAFDFNPTLGNANNDVLGYSKYGDTHRFIGVLSKNFEYGQGKWNTTISTFFEYGQGARYNYTYAGNINGDSSFQNNDLLYIPTAAEVGQMQFSGAGQAEAFEAYIQQDDYLSDNRGEYMERYGALAPWRGKWDMKILQDYTFDNDNKIQFSIDVLNVGNLINSDWGVIQQPNNVSPIGVSVDATNTPTYTFDPSLTKTYGFDASLASRWQAQFGVRYIF from the coding sequence ATGTTTAAAAAGGCTTGTGCATTATTTGTGCTTCTATTTGTCTCCTTCGGAGCATTTTCCCAAGTAACGACCTCTAATATTAAAGGTCTTATTATTGACGATGTTAATGAACCATTATTTGGCGCTAACATTGTAGTCGTTCATACACCAACAGGCACAACTTATGGTGCTATCTCTAATGAGGACGGTAGATTTAATTTATTAAATTTAAGAGTAGGTGGTCCTTACGAGGTTTCAATCTCTTATATTGGATACAAAACACAATCAAAGTCAGACGTGTATCTTACTTTAGGCCAAACCTTTAACGTAGATGTTACTTTGGCTTCAGATAGTCAGGCATTACAAGAAGTAGTGGTTGTATCAGATCAAAGTGGAACTTTTGGTAGTGGTCGTACAGGTGCAGAAACCAGTGTTGGTAGTAGAGAATTAACAAGATTACCAACAATATCTAGATCTGCTTCAGATTTCACACGATTAGAGCCTACAGCTAGTGGTAACTCTTTTGGTGGTCGTAATGATCAATACAACAACTTTTCTCTAGATGGCGCTATTTTCAACAACCCATTTGGTTTAGATTCTCCAACACCTGGGGGGCAAACAGGTTCTCAGCCTATTTCTTTAGATGCTATTGAGCAAATTCAAGTGTCTACAGCTCCTTATGATGTATCGCAATCTGGTTTTACTGGAGCTACTGTTAATGCAGTTACTAAAAGTGGTACGAATGAATTTCATGGTACGGTTTACGGCTTTTTTAGAAATGAAGATTTAACGGGTGGTAAAATTAAAGGCGAAGATGTCATAAAGCCAAAACTTTCACAAACACAATATGGTTTAAGTATTGGAGGGCCAATAGTAAAAAATAAATTATTCTTCTTTGCGAATTTTGAAAAAGAAGAGAGAGATGATTTAGGAACCAATGGTTGGGTACCCAATACAGGTTCAGGTGCTATAAATGAGTCTAGAGTATTAGAGTCAGATTTAATGTCTGTACAATCTGCTTTAGCTGGTCTTGGTTATGATACTGGCGCTTACAGTGGTTTTACCTACGGATCAGGATCTACAAAGGGACTTTTTAAATTAGATTGGAATATTAATGATAAGAACAGGTTAGCGCTTATCTATAATTTCTTAGATGCATCTAGTGAAAAACCAGCACACCCTACAGCAATTGGTGTAAGAGGTCCAAGCTTTTCTACATTGCAGTTTGAGAAGTCTGGCTATGAAATTAACAACAAATTAAACTCTATTCAATTAGAATTGAATTCTACCTTATCTGATGAAGTAACGAATAAGTTACAAGTGGGGTATACACATTTTGATGATTTTAGAAATCCTCTTTCAACACCAGCTCCAAGTATAATTATTCAAGATGGTGCCGGTTCTAATTATATCATTGCAGGTCATGAGCCATTTTCAATTCATAATAGATTAGATCAGAAAGTATTTCAGTTAACCAATAATATGAATGTTTTTAAAGGAAATCATACCTATACGATAGGTTTTTCTTTTGAAAAATTTCAATTTGATAACTCATTTAACCTAGGAAATTATGGAGGTACTTTTGGTTTTGATGTTAACGGTACACCAAATAATTTTAATGACGACAGAAATTTTGCGTCAGTAGGCGAGTTTTTATCATTTGCACAACCAGGGGGAATGATAGATGGAATGATTCAGGGAGCTGAAGCCCAATTTGCGAATAACAACCAATTTGATGACGGTGACGGTTGGCAACTAGCGGAAACAAACGTAGGTCAGTTTTCATTTTATGTGCAAGATGAATGGAGTGCAACAGATAATTTTAAATTAACCTATGGAATTCGTTTTGATAAGCCGCTATATTTTGATACTAAAGAAAAAATAGCAGAGAATATCGAGAGAAAAATAGATAATTTTCAACCCGATAATATTTATTACAACCCAAACACTGGAGAAGAGACTACTATTGATTCAGAGCAGTTACCAACAAATGATTGGTTAATATCTCCTAGAGTTGGTTTTAATTGGGATCTTAAAGGTGATAAAACTACGCAATTACGTGGTGGTACAGGCGTATTTACAGGTAAGTTGCCATTTGTATGGTTAGGAAACCAAGTGCAAGGAGTAGATTTTTTCTTCTATCAAGCAGTAGATCCTGATTTTCAATGGCCACAAGTATGGAGAACTAATTTAGGGGTTGACCATCGGTTTGATAATGATATCGTGCTAACGGCAGACGTTTCTTATACGAAAGATTTAAATGCCGCACATGTTCAAAACTGGGGATTAAATACACCAAGTGGAACATTGAATGCACCAGGAGATAATAGACCTGTATATGAGGCTGGTGATTTTGCATCAAATGCTTTCGGAGGTTCTACTAACGCTTATGTATTTACAAACTCAGATAAAGGTAGAATTTGGAATGCATCTGTGAAAGCACAGAAAAACTTCAGTAATGGTTTGTATGTCATGGGGGCCTATAGTTATTTAAATGCAAAAGATGTAAACTCAATAGAAGCGGAGATTACAGGTGACGCGTTTGATTTTAACCCAACTTTAGGGAATGCGAATAATGATGTATTAGGATATTCTAAATACGGAGATACCCATAGATTTATTGGGGTATTGTCTAAAAACTTTGAATACGGTCAAGGAAAATGGAACACGACTATTTCTACCTTCTTTGAGTACGGACAAGGAGCGCGTTACAATTATACCTATGCTGGAAATATAAACGGAGACAGTTCTTTCCAGAACAATGATTTACTATACATTCCTACAGCTGCAGAAGTTGGTCAAATGCAATTTTCAGGAGCAGGACAAGCGGAAGCTTTTGAAGCCTATATTCAACAAGATGATTATTTAAGTGATAATAGAGGAGAATATATGGAGCGTTATGGCGCATTAGCACCATGGAGAGGTAAATGGGATATGAAAATATTACAGGATTACACCTTTGATAATGATAATAAAATCCAATTTAGTATTGATGTTCTTAATGTAGGTAACTTAATCAATTCTGATTGGGGTGTTATTCAACAACCTAATAATGTGAGTCCTATAGGAGTTTCTGTAGATGCTACCAATACACCGACGTATACATTTGACCCTAGTTTAACTAAGACTTATGGCTTTGATGCTAGTTTAGCATCAAGATGGCAAGCACAATTTGGAGTGCGTTACATCTTCTAA
- a CDS encoding DUF2147 domain-containing protein — MKHHKLLFFFIGIFLINFSFGQTVFDEWKTIDDRTGKPKGVIKIYKKDGKMYGDIVKILEDGKENFKCTKCEGDLKDKPVLGMTIIKAAEAHSGGEWKGKYLFDPEQAMTFRCKIWLNPDNPNELKVRGYLAFIFRTQTWIRVKD, encoded by the coding sequence ATGAAACACCATAAGCTATTATTTTTTTTTATAGGAATATTTTTAATCAATTTTAGTTTTGGTCAAACAGTTTTTGATGAGTGGAAAACAATTGACGATCGCACAGGGAAACCTAAAGGGGTTATTAAAATATATAAGAAAGACGGTAAGATGTATGGCGATATCGTAAAGATATTAGAAGATGGTAAAGAAAATTTTAAATGTACCAAATGCGAAGGAGATTTAAAAGATAAGCCTGTTTTAGGAATGACGATCATTAAAGCAGCTGAAGCTCACAGTGGTGGAGAATGGAAAGGAAAGTATTTATTTGATCCAGAACAAGCCATGACCTTTCGTTGTAAAATTTGGTTGAATCCTGATAACCCCAATGAGCTTAAAGTTCGAGGGTATTTAGCATTCATTTTTCGAACTCAAACTTGGATACGAGTAAAAGATTAG
- the priA gene encoding replication restart helicase PriA, translating into MSYFINVILPIPLEKLFTYSISEAEADFLQPGMRVAVPFGKSKIYTALVHEVHQTPPAVYDAKEIHQILDEIPLVTATQLKHWFWIAEYYMCSVGEVFRSAVPNAFLLESETLILKNKNFNADENELLDDEFLVFEALEHQSILRVQEISAILEKKNILPVLNRLLDKNIIILKEEVYEQYKPKMVRYVRMGKAYLSEEKLEELLTTLTRAPKQSQVVLTLFQLQATTKKPIKVSELEVASKSSAAIIKTLIDKAILEEYFVQTDRVVYVEDGDNESLKSLNEYQEEALKDIRIGFDKKLPTLLHGVTSSGKTEVYVKLIEECIRSNKQALYLLPEIALTTQLISRLQEYFGEKVAVYHSKYSVQERVEVWNNVLANKAKAQIVIGARSALFMPFADLGLVIIDEEHESSFKQYDPAPRYHARDTAIVLGKLHKAKILLGSATPSVESYYNAQSGKYGYASILRRFGNVLMPDIELVDIKELTRKKRMKGHFSERLLEEIKETLENGEQVILFQNRRGYAPIMECTTCGHSPQCPNCDVSLTYHQHKKQLRCHYCSYNIAVPLACEACGSATLDTKGFGTEQVEQELNNLFPDVKVGRMDLDTTRGKYGYEKIITAFEQQEIDILVGTQMLTKGLDFRNVNLVGIMNADTLLNFPDFRAHERSYQLLTQVSGRAGRTKKRGKVIIQSYNPYHQILKQVSTGDYEGMFKEQLYERQQYKYPPINRIIKITFKHKDYNKLNEAAEWFTKGLRNAFGIHVLGPEFPPVSRIRNQYLKNVLIKIPNGQALGKTKNSIKRIEKSFNAISQYASVRVIYNVDYI; encoded by the coding sequence ATGTCTTATTTTATCAATGTAATTCTTCCTATACCGTTAGAAAAACTGTTTACATACAGTATTTCTGAAGCAGAAGCAGATTTTTTGCAACCAGGAATGCGAGTAGCAGTTCCATTTGGAAAATCTAAAATATATACCGCTCTGGTGCATGAGGTGCACCAAACACCACCAGCAGTCTATGACGCCAAAGAAATTCATCAAATATTAGATGAAATTCCTTTAGTAACTGCCACGCAATTAAAACATTGGTTCTGGATTGCGGAGTATTATATGTGTAGTGTAGGTGAAGTTTTTAGATCTGCTGTGCCTAATGCCTTTTTATTAGAAAGTGAAACATTAATTCTAAAGAATAAGAATTTTAATGCAGATGAAAATGAGCTTTTAGATGACGAATTCTTGGTGTTCGAAGCTTTAGAACATCAATCTATACTACGCGTACAAGAAATAAGTGCCATTTTAGAAAAAAAGAATATACTCCCGGTATTAAATAGACTCTTAGACAAAAACATTATCATCCTAAAAGAAGAAGTGTACGAGCAGTATAAGCCAAAAATGGTGCGTTATGTTCGTATGGGGAAGGCATATCTATCCGAAGAAAAACTTGAGGAATTGTTAACTACCTTGACAAGAGCTCCCAAACAAAGTCAAGTTGTTTTAACATTATTTCAATTGCAAGCCACAACAAAAAAGCCTATTAAAGTTTCTGAGTTGGAAGTGGCAAGTAAAAGTTCTGCGGCTATAATAAAAACCCTTATTGATAAAGCTATTCTCGAAGAGTATTTTGTACAAACAGATAGAGTGGTTTATGTAGAAGATGGAGATAATGAAAGTCTAAAATCATTAAACGAGTATCAGGAAGAGGCCTTAAAAGATATTAGAATAGGGTTTGATAAAAAGCTACCTACTTTATTACATGGAGTAACTTCTTCAGGGAAAACAGAGGTTTATGTTAAATTGATTGAAGAGTGTATTCGTTCAAATAAACAAGCTTTATATCTATTGCCTGAAATTGCATTAACTACGCAGTTAATTTCAAGGCTACAGGAATATTTTGGAGAAAAAGTAGCAGTATATCATTCTAAGTACAGTGTTCAGGAGCGTGTAGAAGTTTGGAATAATGTTTTAGCAAATAAAGCAAAAGCACAAATAGTGATTGGAGCAAGATCTGCATTATTTATGCCTTTCGCAGACTTAGGTTTAGTTATTATTGATGAAGAGCATGAGAGTTCATTTAAGCAATATGATCCTGCGCCACGTTACCATGCACGAGATACAGCTATTGTTTTAGGGAAATTACATAAGGCTAAAATTTTATTGGGGTCCGCAACACCTAGTGTAGAAAGTTATTACAATGCACAGTCTGGTAAATATGGCTATGCCAGTATTCTACGAAGATTTGGCAATGTTCTAATGCCAGATATTGAATTGGTTGATATTAAGGAGTTGACTAGGAAAAAGAGAATGAAAGGTCATTTCTCCGAGCGATTATTGGAGGAGATTAAGGAAACTTTAGAAAACGGGGAGCAAGTAATTTTATTTCAAAATAGAAGAGGGTACGCCCCTATTATGGAATGTACTACTTGCGGACACTCTCCTCAATGCCCTAATTGTGATGTTAGTTTAACGTATCATCAACATAAAAAGCAATTGCGTTGTCATTATTGTAGTTACAATATAGCAGTGCCTTTAGCTTGTGAGGCATGCGGGAGTGCTACGCTAGATACTAAAGGTTTTGGAACAGAACAAGTAGAACAAGAATTGAATAACTTATTTCCTGATGTAAAAGTTGGTCGTATGGATCTAGATACGACACGAGGAAAATATGGCTACGAAAAAATTATTACGGCATTTGAGCAGCAAGAGATAGACATTTTAGTAGGTACACAAATGCTTACGAAAGGATTAGATTTTAGAAATGTAAATCTAGTAGGAATTATGAATGCAGATACGTTGCTAAATTTTCCAGATTTTAGAGCTCATGAACGCAGCTATCAATTGCTTACTCAGGTATCGGGTAGGGCAGGGCGAACAAAAAAGCGAGGTAAAGTAATTATTCAGAGCTACAACCCATACCACCAAATATTAAAACAAGTATCTACTGGTGATTATGAAGGGATGTTTAAGGAGCAGTTGTATGAAAGGCAACAGTATAAATATCCACCAATAAATCGCATTATTAAAATAACGTTTAAGCATAAAGATTATAACAAACTTAATGAAGCGGCAGAATGGTTTACAAAAGGGTTGCGAAATGCATTTGGTATCCATGTCTTAGGGCCAGAGTTTCCTCCGGTGTCTAGAATTAGAAACCAATACTTAAAAAATGTTTTGATAAAGATACCTAATGGTCAAGCTTTGGGTAAAACTAAAAATAGCATTAAAAGAATTGAAAAATCTTTTAATGCTATTTCGCAGTACGCTAGCGTACGTGTAATCTACAATGTAGATTATATATAG
- the rlmH gene encoding 23S rRNA (pseudouridine(1915)-N(3))-methyltransferase RlmH — MTIKLLAIGKTDSSHLSQLIEEYENRLKHYIKFDLELIPDIKNTKNLSEAQQKEKEGEAILKKITNTDVLILLDENGKQFTSIDFSNYLQKKMNSGIKQLVFVIGGPYGFSDAIYNKAQGKISLSKMTFSHQMIRLFIVEQVYRAFTILKNEPYHHQ; from the coding sequence ATGACAATCAAACTTTTAGCCATAGGAAAAACAGACAGTTCTCACCTGTCTCAACTTATTGAAGAATACGAAAATAGACTTAAACATTATATCAAATTTGATTTAGAATTAATCCCCGATATTAAAAACACTAAAAATTTATCGGAAGCACAACAGAAAGAAAAAGAAGGTGAAGCCATTTTAAAAAAAATAACTAATACCGATGTTTTAATTCTATTAGATGAAAATGGAAAACAATTTACTTCTATTGATTTTTCTAATTATTTACAAAAAAAAATGAATTCAGGAATTAAACAATTGGTTTTTGTTATTGGCGGTCCTTACGGTTTTAGCGATGCCATTTACAACAAAGCACAAGGCAAAATAAGTTTATCTAAAATGACCTTTTCCCACCAAATGATTCGCCTTTTTATAGTAGAACAAGTATACCGAGCATTTACTATTTTAAAAAACGAACCTTACCACCATCAATAA
- the nadC gene encoding carboxylating nicotinate-nucleotide diphosphorylase produces MISKEQFNTEIELIIANAIREDVGDGDHSSLACIPVTATGKAKLLVKDTGIIAGIDFVKQVFSYVDKNLKIETVLKEGDKVKHGDIVFYVEGSSQSILKSERLVLNAMQRMSAIATKTNYFVKLLEGTDTKILDTRKTTPGIRALEKWAVKIGGGENHRFALYDMIMLKDNHIDFAGGLAKAIEKTKQYLKDTNRDLKIIVEARDLNEVQQILEAKGVYRILLDNFSFKDTKTAVKLIGNQCLTESSGGINEHTIREYAECGVNYISSGALTHSVYNMDLSLKAV; encoded by the coding sequence ATGATTTCAAAAGAGCAATTTAATACAGAAATAGAATTAATTATAGCAAATGCAATCCGTGAAGATGTAGGAGATGGCGATCATAGTTCTCTAGCTTGTATTCCCGTAACAGCAACAGGTAAAGCAAAGTTGTTAGTGAAAGATACGGGTATTATTGCGGGTATAGATTTTGTTAAGCAAGTATTTAGTTATGTAGATAAAAACCTGAAAATTGAAACTGTTTTAAAAGAAGGCGATAAAGTTAAACATGGCGATATCGTTTTTTATGTAGAAGGGAGCTCACAAAGTATTCTGAAATCTGAACGTTTGGTGTTAAACGCGATGCAACGTATGAGTGCAATTGCAACTAAAACAAATTATTTTGTAAAATTGTTAGAAGGCACAGACACAAAAATTCTTGATACTAGAAAAACTACTCCAGGAATTAGAGCATTAGAAAAATGGGCGGTTAAAATTGGAGGAGGAGAAAACCATAGGTTTGCTTTGTATGATATGATTATGTTAAAAGATAATCATATAGATTTTGCTGGAGGTTTAGCTAAAGCTATAGAAAAGACAAAGCAATATTTAAAAGACACAAATAGAGATTTGAAAATAATAGTTGAAGCACGAGATTTAAATGAGGTTCAGCAAATTCTAGAAGCTAAAGGTGTTTACCGAATTTTATTAGATAATTTTTCATTTAAAGACACAAAGACAGCAGTTAAATTAATAGGCAACCAATGTTTGACGGAATCTTCGGGAGGTATTAATGAACATACAATTCGTGAGTATGCAGAGTGTGGTGTAAATTATATATCGTCTGGAGCATTAACACATTCTGTTTACAATATGGATTTAAGTCTTAAAGCGGTATAA
- a CDS encoding DUF6495 family protein, whose translation MKYTRLTKQQLEELHQEFINFLATQSITGEEWEKIKTDTPEVAEEELDVFSDLVWEGVLNKVDFVENISAQQMHLFHLTEKEMKLISVKVMNPEIDLTTEIGFNWFKKNWQSDFVEYLSASKAYKDDKNLDKFELIKKGAVITKGELYQWFEKVIG comes from the coding sequence ATGAAGTATACAAGACTTACAAAGCAACAGTTAGAAGAATTACATCAGGAATTCATTAATTTCTTAGCCACACAATCTATCACAGGAGAGGAGTGGGAAAAAATTAAAACAGATACACCTGAAGTAGCGGAAGAAGAATTAGATGTATTCTCAGATTTAGTTTGGGAGGGTGTTTTAAATAAAGTAGATTTTGTGGAGAATATTTCAGCGCAACAAATGCATTTGTTTCATTTAACAGAAAAAGAGATGAAATTAATCTCTGTTAAGGTGATGAATCCTGAGATAGACTTAACAACAGAAATAGGTTTTAATTGGTTTAAGAAAAACTGGCAATCAGATTTTGTAGAATATCTTTCAGCATCTAAGGCTTATAAGGACGATAAGAACCTTGATAAATTTGAACTTATAAAAAAAGGTGCTGTGATTACAAAAGGAGAGTTGTACCAATGGTTTGAAAAAGTCATAGGATAA
- the rpsF gene encoding 30S ribosomal protein S6 — translation MNHYETVFILNPVLSDTQIEETVKKFEDFLISKDAKMVSKENWGLKKLAYPIQHKKSGFYHLFEFSSTGEVVSPFELEFRRDERIMRFLTVKLDKHAISWAERRRTKLKTKA, via the coding sequence ATGAATCATTACGAAACTGTTTTCATTTTGAATCCCGTTCTATCTGATACTCAGATAGAGGAAACAGTTAAGAAATTTGAAGATTTCTTAATTAGCAAAGATGCCAAAATGGTATCTAAAGAAAATTGGGGCCTAAAAAAATTGGCTTATCCAATACAACACAAGAAAAGTGGTTTTTACCATTTGTTTGAATTTAGTTCTACAGGAGAAGTTGTTTCCCCTTTTGAATTAGAATTCAGAAGAGATGAGCGTATCATGCGTTTCTTGACTGTAAAGTTAGACAAGCATGCTATTTCATGGGCAGAAAGAAGAAGAACAAAGTTAAAAACTAAAGCTTAA